The following coding sequences are from one Macaca mulatta isolate MMU2019108-1 chromosome 7, T2T-MMU8v2.0, whole genome shotgun sequence window:
- the LARP6 gene encoding la-related protein 6 isoform X3: MLLVYDLYLSPKLWALATPQKNGRVQEKVMEHLLKLFGTFGVISSVRILKPGRELPPDIRRISSRYSQVGTQECAIVEFEEVEAAIKAHEFMITESQGKENMKAVLIGMKPPKKKPAKDKNHDEEPTASIHLNKSLNKRVEELQYMGDESSANSSSDPESNPTSPMAGRRHMATNKLSPSGHQNLFLSPNASPCTSPWSSPLAQRKGISRKSPLAEEGRLNCSTSPEIFRKCMDYSSDSSVTPSGSPWVRRRRQAEMGTQEKSPGVSPLLSRKMQTADGLPVGVLRLPRGPDNTRGFHGHERSRACV, encoded by the coding sequence ATGCTCCTGGTCTATGATCTCTACCTGTCTCCTAAGCTGTGGGCTCTGGCCACCCCCCAGAAGAATGGCAGGGTGCAGGAGAAGGTGATGGAACACCTGCTCAAGCTTTTTGGGACTTTTGGAGTCATCTCGTCAGTGCGGATCCTCAAACCTGGGAGAGAGCTGCCCCCTGACATCCGGAGGATCAGCAGCCGCTACAGCCAAGTGGGGACCCAGGAGTGTGCCATCGTGGAGTTCGAGGAGGTGGAAGCAGCTATCAAAGCCCATGAGTTCATGATCACAGAATCTCAGGGCAAAGAGAACATGAAAGCTGTCCTGATTGGTATGAAGCCACCCAAAAAGAAACCtgccaaagacaaaaatcatgaCGAGGAGCCCACTGCGAGCATCCACCTGAACAAGTCCCTGAACAAGAGAGTGGAGGAGCTTCAGTACATGGGTGATGAGTCTTCTGCCAACAGCTCCTCTGACCCCGAGAGCAACCCCACGTCCCCTATGGCGGGCCGACGGCACATGGCCACCAACAAGCTCAGCCCTTCTGGCCACCAGAATCTCTTTCTGAGTCCAAATGCCTCCCCGTGCACAAGTCCTTGGAGCAGCCCCTTGGCCCAACGCAAAGGCATTTCCAGAAAGTCCCCACTGGCGGAGGAAGGTAGACTGAACTGCAGCACCAGCCCTGAGATCTTCCGCAAGTGTATGGATTATTCCTCTGACAGCAGCGTCACTCCCTCTGGCAGCCCCTGGGTCCGGAGGCGCCGCCAAGCCGAGATGGGGACCCAGGAGAAAAGCCCTGGTGTGAGTCCCCTGCTCTCTCGGAAGATGCAGACTGCAGATGGGTTACCTGTGGGGGTGCTGAGGTTGCCCAGGGGCCCTGACAACACCAGAGGATTTCATGGCCATGAGAGAAGCAGGGCCTGTGTATAA
- the LARP6 gene encoding la-related protein 6 isoform X2 has translation MTKVKHLTRDWRTTAHALKYSVVLELNEDHRKVRRTTPVPLFPNENLPSKMLLVYDLYLSPKLWALATPQKNGRVQEKVMEHLLKLFGTFGVISSVRILKPGRELPPDIRRISSRYSQVGTQECAIVEFEEVEAAIKAHEFMITESQGKENMKAVLIGMKPPKKKPAKDKNHDEEPTASIHLNKSLNKRVEELQYMGDESSANSSSDPESNPTSPMAGRRHMATNKLSPSGHQNLFLSPNASPCTSPWSSPLAQRKGISRKSPLAEEGRLNCSTSPEIFRKCMDYSSDSSVTPSGSPWVRRRRQAEMGTQEKSPGVSPLLSRKMQTADGLPVGVLRLPRGPDNTRGFHGHERSRACV, from the exons ATGACAAAG GTGAAACACCTTACGCGGGACTGGAGAACCACAGCACATGCCTTGAAGTATTCAGTGGTCCTTGAGTTGAATGAGGACCACCGGAAGGTGAGGAGGACCACCCCCGTCCCACTGTTCCCCAACGAGAACCTCCCCAGCAAGATGCTCCTGGTCTATGATCTCTACCTGTCTCCTAAGCTGTGGGCTCTGGCCACCCCCCAGAAGAATGGCAGGGTGCAGGAGAAGGTGATGGAACACCTGCTCAAGCTTTTTGGGACTTTTGGAGTCATCTCGTCAGTGCGGATCCTCAAACCTGGGAGAGAGCTGCCCCCTGACATCCGGAGGATCAGCAGCCGCTACAGCCAAGTGGGGACCCAGGAGTGTGCCATCGTGGAGTTCGAGGAGGTGGAAGCAGCTATCAAAGCCCATGAGTTCATGATCACAGAATCTCAGGGCAAAGAGAACATGAAAGCTGTCCTGATTGGTATGAAGCCACCCAAAAAGAAACCtgccaaagacaaaaatcatgaCGAGGAGCCCACTGCGAGCATCCACCTGAACAAGTCCCTGAACAAGAGAGTGGAGGAGCTTCAGTACATGGGTGATGAGTCTTCTGCCAACAGCTCCTCTGACCCCGAGAGCAACCCCACGTCCCCTATGGCGGGCCGACGGCACATGGCCACCAACAAGCTCAGCCCTTCTGGCCACCAGAATCTCTTTCTGAGTCCAAATGCCTCCCCGTGCACAAGTCCTTGGAGCAGCCCCTTGGCCCAACGCAAAGGCATTTCCAGAAAGTCCCCACTGGCGGAGGAAGGTAGACTGAACTGCAGCACCAGCCCTGAGATCTTCCGCAAGTGTATGGATTATTCCTCTGACAGCAGCGTCACTCCCTCTGGCAGCCCCTGGGTCCGGAGGCGCCGCCAAGCCGAGATGGGGACCCAGGAGAAAAGCCCTGGTGTGAGTCCCCTGCTCTCTCGGAAGATGCAGACTGCAGATGGGTTACCTGTGGGGGTGCTGAGGTTGCCCAGGGGCCCTGACAACACCAGAGGATTTCATGGCCATGAGAGAAGCAGGGCCTGTGTATAA